A portion of the Candidatus Pristimantibacillus lignocellulolyticus genome contains these proteins:
- a CDS encoding chemotaxis protein CheD, with product MISDKLIKVGMADLNIASNGEVLKTTGLGSCVGLTLYDPRKHLAGMAHVMLPSSSIARENPINLAKYSDTAIPRLIERLLEQGASMSSLQAKMAGGSQMFNLPGQNDTLRIGPRNVESCLMLLEEYKIPLLAQDTGGNYGRTIEISSDSGILSIRSVQFGTKEL from the coding sequence ATGATAAGCGATAAACTAATCAAAGTCGGTATGGCAGATTTGAATATCGCTAGCAATGGTGAGGTGTTAAAAACAACTGGATTAGGTTCATGTGTAGGATTAACCCTTTATGATCCGAGAAAGCATCTTGCCGGTATGGCACATGTTATGTTGCCATCTTCAAGTATTGCTAGAGAAAATCCAATCAACCTTGCAAAGTATTCGGATACAGCAATTCCTAGATTAATTGAGAGATTATTAGAACAAGGTGCAAGTATGAGCTCGCTTCAAGCGAAAATGGCTGGAGGCTCTCAAATGTTCAACTTACCTGGACAGAACGATACATTAAGAATTGGCCCTCGTAATGTCGAATCATGTTTAATGTTACTAGAGGAATATAAAATTCCATTACTGGCACAAGATACAGGTGGTAATTATGGCCGCACGATCGAAATTAGTAGTGATAGTGGTATTCTATCCATTCGTAGTGTCCAATTTGGAACAAAGGAGCTTTAA
- a CDS encoding FapA family protein, which translates to MDKQIFDANINIEISADKLTALLNFHYISDNVSYEVAELDEYIRSKGIVHGILYDNLRLIANDPLVYMKRKIEIAKGTPAGKGIDGKVEFITKIRKQSVYDESSESETIDFKQIKKLDNVNKGQLIAQLVPPSYGQPGISVKGEPIDATLGKSARFKVGKNVVKNGEGNALYSAIDGLISITDQEKINVFPVFEVNGDVDYRIGNIDFVGTVVIRGNVLTGFKIKAVGDIRVIGGVEGADLESEGSIEVTGGIMASGKGQVKAKNNIKCSFIQDANLIAGQNITVSQSIMHSIVRAGHSVECNSSKGLIVGGTIQAGEGVSARTIGNSMSTNTIIEVGVNPTLREEQVELRHAMKEHAENLDRTEKALVILDQMAASGKLTPDRFAMRQKLINTKQQTANSVAEMKDRLFEIEKLLENSEKASVSVKNTVYGGVKIVIGRYTRYIKDSTSNILFKYEDGEIVMLPIY; encoded by the coding sequence ATGGACAAACAAATTTTTGATGCCAACATTAATATCGAAATTTCTGCTGATAAGTTAACAGCTTTGTTAAATTTTCATTATATTTCCGATAACGTTTCGTATGAAGTTGCAGAACTAGACGAATATATTAGATCAAAAGGTATTGTCCATGGAATACTGTACGACAATTTGCGGTTAATAGCTAATGATCCTTTGGTCTATATGAAAAGAAAGATCGAAATAGCCAAAGGAACACCAGCTGGTAAAGGAATAGACGGTAAAGTTGAGTTTATTACTAAAATAAGAAAACAATCGGTATACGATGAATCGAGTGAATCAGAGACAATAGATTTCAAACAAATTAAGAAGCTTGATAATGTCAACAAAGGTCAGCTAATCGCACAATTAGTTCCTCCATCCTATGGACAACCTGGAATTAGTGTGAAAGGCGAACCGATTGATGCTACTCTAGGTAAATCTGCACGCTTTAAAGTAGGTAAAAATGTAGTGAAGAACGGCGAAGGAAATGCTCTATACTCTGCAATTGATGGATTAATCTCTATAACTGATCAAGAAAAAATTAATGTGTTCCCAGTATTTGAAGTAAATGGTGACGTTGATTATCGGATTGGTAATATCGATTTTGTTGGTACAGTTGTAATACGTGGAAATGTGCTTACAGGATTCAAAATAAAAGCAGTAGGTGATATTCGTGTAATTGGTGGCGTAGAAGGTGCTGACTTAGAATCTGAAGGCTCTATCGAAGTTACTGGCGGTATAATGGCTTCTGGTAAAGGACAGGTAAAAGCGAAAAACAACATTAAGTGTTCGTTCATACAAGATGCAAATCTTATTGCTGGTCAGAATATTACTGTTTCTCAAAGTATTATGCATTCTATCGTACGTGCCGGACATTCAGTAGAATGTAATAGCTCTAAAGGACTCATTGTAGGTGGGACAATTCAGGCAGGTGAAGGCGTTTCAGCAAGAACAATTGGTAATTCAATGTCTACAAATACGATTATCGAAGTTGGTGTTAATCCGACTTTGCGTGAGGAACAAGTAGAATTACGACATGCCATGAAAGAACACGCTGAAAACTTAGATCGAACTGAAAAAGCACTTGTTATTTTAGATCAAATGGCTGCTTCAGGGAAATTGACTCCTGATCGCTTTGCAATGAGACAAAAATTGATTAATACGAAGCAACAAACTGCAAACTCTGTTGCAGAGATGAAAGATCGACTATTTGAAATTGAGAAGTTGCTTGAAAATAGTGAGAAGGCAAGTGTAAGTGTTAAAAACACCGTTTATGGTGGTGTCAAAATCGTAATTGGAAGATATACTAGATATATCAAAGATAGTACTTCAAATATTTTATTCAAATATGAAGATGGAGAAATTGTTATGTTACCAATATATTAA
- a CDS encoding FliA/WhiG family RNA polymerase sigma factor has translation MNEQKAPHLTNIELWRAWREQGIIDAKKDLIENYLPLVEYVTNRMAIGLPKNVIKEDLASHGVMGLIDAIEKFDYLRGLQFETYASWRIRGSIIDGLRQGDWVPRSVREKAKKIEEAYQVLEQRHMRSITDVEVCEFLNINEKEFANMVQDISVTTIFSLEEPLREEESETRMSLLIDQGAKKPESTVDDVFLEQSLMKGIDRLTDKERTVVSLFYFEDLSLSEIAEVMSLSPSRISQLHSKAIQRLRGVLEQYKEQLFQS, from the coding sequence ATGAACGAGCAAAAAGCGCCTCATTTGACTAACATCGAATTGTGGCGAGCATGGAGAGAACAAGGTATTATAGACGCCAAAAAAGACCTCATCGAAAATTATTTACCGTTAGTAGAATATGTTACAAATAGAATGGCAATCGGCTTACCGAAAAATGTTATTAAGGAAGATTTAGCTAGTCATGGAGTAATGGGTTTAATTGATGCAATTGAGAAGTTTGATTATTTAAGAGGTTTACAATTCGAAACATATGCCTCATGGCGTATTAGAGGTTCTATTATTGATGGTTTGCGACAAGGTGATTGGGTGCCTCGTTCTGTAAGAGAAAAAGCTAAAAAGATTGAAGAAGCTTACCAAGTATTAGAACAGAGACATATGCGATCTATTACAGATGTGGAAGTATGTGAATTTCTCAATATTAATGAAAAAGAATTTGCTAATATGGTTCAAGATATTTCAGTTACTACTATTTTTTCACTAGAGGAACCACTACGAGAAGAAGAGTCAGAGACAAGAATGTCTCTTTTAATAGATCAAGGAGCTAAAAAACCTGAATCAACGGTTGACGATGTGTTTTTGGAACAAAGCTTGATGAAGGGCATCGACAGACTTACTGATAAAGAACGAACGGTTGTTTCATTGTTTTACTTTGAAGATTTGTCGTTAAGTGAAATCGCTGAAGTGATGTCACTATCACCTTCACGTATTTCTCAACTTCATTCAAAGGCAATACAGAGATTACGTGGGGTACTAGAACAGTACAAAGAACAATTATTTCAATCGTAG
- a CDS encoding chemotaxis protein CheW, with protein MAEELKVIVFGLGNEEYGIEVDKVKTIERMSPITRVPKTPSFIKGVINLRGIVVPVLNLSGRFNLPETEATEHTRIIVVVVNDMEVGFIVDAANDVIDIDTSTIDSPPEIVGGIQAKYLDGIAKIGEDRLLIMLNLTEVLNRSELVQLEQIEV; from the coding sequence ATGGCTGAGGAATTGAAAGTAATTGTATTTGGTCTAGGTAATGAAGAGTATGGAATTGAGGTAGACAAAGTAAAAACTATTGAAAGAATGTCTCCAATCACTAGAGTTCCGAAAACACCTTCATTCATTAAAGGCGTAATTAATTTACGTGGAATTGTTGTTCCAGTTCTTAACTTAAGTGGTCGTTTCAACCTTCCAGAAACGGAAGCTACAGAACATACTCGTATTATTGTAGTTGTTGTTAATGATATGGAAGTTGGATTTATTGTAGATGCTGCCAACGACGTTATTGATATTGATACTTCGACAATTGATTCTCCACCAGAAATTGTTGGAGGTATTCAAGCTAAATACTTAGATGGAATTGCAAAAATAGGTGAAGATAGACTGCTTATTATGTTGAATCTAACCGAAGTTTTGAATCGTTCAGAGCTTGTACAACTCGAACAGATAGAGGTGTAA
- a CDS encoding chemotaxis protein CheA, translating to MDMNAYLSMFIDESNDHLQALNDNLMRLENDPEDISIVQDIFRSAHTLKGMSATMGYEDLASLTHEMENVLDLVRNNKLKMDSFIFDTLFKGLDALEKMVQDIVEGGTGKADVSAIVADLVKIVKGDYATDTSATASVTSASGKTNNSGGILDQFQSSVLKQSIESGHQVFYVKVTLTESCVLKAARSYMVFDVLENSGEIVKSEPSVEELEQEKFDRSFTVFTISQISSDEIVSKINKISEIESVEVSLLDEDSLAALSYSDTPTTKNSLSESTELTSSKAPSPVAQVDEKKNVKQGSQAAVANRTIRVDIERLDSLMNLFSEMLIDRVRLEQLASEIKRNDLSETIEHMARVSSDLQNIVLKLRMVPVDTVFNRFPRMIRDLAKSMDKKIDLVITGADTELDRTVIDEIGDPLVHLLRNSVDHGIETTSERIAAGKSETGTVHLRAFHSGNHVFIEVEEDGKGINKDKILEKAISKGIVKPEDASKLSDDEIHMLIFAAGFSTADVISDISGRGVGLDVVRTKITSLGGNVAVTSVQGKGTKFSVQLPLTLSIISAMLIKLGDEKYAVPLSSIVETAIIPKSSILSVHGNPMIKFRNAVIPLISLSNLFDSTSFNEQLEDEHEIIVIHKGEKWAAIIIDEFIGQSEIVLKSLGKYMKNISGISGATILGDGQVALIIDPNALIK from the coding sequence ATGGATATGAATGCTTATTTATCAATGTTTATTGACGAATCGAATGATCACCTGCAGGCGCTAAATGATAATTTGATGAGATTAGAGAATGATCCTGAGGATATCTCAATTGTCCAAGATATTTTCCGCTCTGCTCATACACTCAAAGGGATGTCTGCAACAATGGGGTATGAAGATCTCGCTTCGTTAACTCATGAGATGGAAAATGTCCTTGATCTGGTTCGGAACAATAAACTGAAAATGGACAGTTTTATTTTTGACACTTTATTCAAAGGTTTAGATGCACTTGAAAAGATGGTGCAAGATATTGTAGAAGGTGGTACGGGTAAAGCTGACGTATCTGCAATCGTGGCTGATCTTGTGAAAATTGTCAAAGGTGATTATGCAACTGATACATCTGCGACGGCTTCGGTTACTTCCGCATCAGGAAAAACGAACAATAGCGGTGGTATTTTAGACCAGTTTCAATCTTCAGTATTGAAGCAGTCTATTGAAAGTGGTCATCAAGTATTTTATGTAAAGGTTACGTTAACAGAGAGTTGTGTTCTGAAAGCAGCACGTTCATATATGGTATTTGATGTTTTAGAAAATTCAGGTGAGATCGTAAAATCTGAACCGTCTGTAGAAGAGTTAGAGCAAGAAAAGTTTGATAGATCATTCACAGTATTCACAATTTCACAAATAAGCTCAGATGAAATTGTATCTAAAATTAATAAGATATCAGAAATCGAGAGTGTGGAAGTATCCTTGTTAGATGAAGATTCGCTAGCAGCACTTTCATATTCTGATACACCTACAACTAAAAATTCTTTATCTGAGTCTACTGAATTAACTTCTAGTAAAGCTCCTTCTCCAGTAGCACAAGTAGATGAGAAGAAGAATGTAAAACAAGGTTCACAAGCTGCTGTTGCTAATCGTACAATCCGCGTTGATATTGAACGTTTAGATTCCTTGATGAACTTATTTAGTGAAATGTTAATTGACCGTGTACGCTTGGAGCAATTAGCTAGTGAGATTAAGCGTAATGACTTGTCAGAAACGATAGAGCATATGGCTCGAGTTAGTTCTGACTTGCAAAATATTGTATTGAAATTAAGAATGGTTCCAGTGGATACGGTATTCAATCGTTTCCCTCGTATGATCCGTGATCTAGCTAAATCAATGGACAAAAAGATTGATCTAGTCATTACCGGTGCTGATACGGAGCTTGATCGTACTGTTATTGATGAAATTGGAGACCCGCTAGTCCATCTATTACGTAACTCCGTTGATCATGGTATTGAAACTACTAGTGAACGTATTGCAGCAGGTAAGTCTGAAACAGGGACTGTACACTTACGTGCATTCCATAGTGGGAATCATGTATTTATCGAAGTTGAGGAAGATGGTAAAGGCATTAACAAAGATAAAATATTGGAAAAAGCAATTAGTAAAGGAATTGTAAAACCAGAAGACGCTAGTAAACTTTCTGATGACGAGATTCATATGCTGATTTTTGCAGCAGGGTTCAGTACTGCAGATGTCATTTCAGATATTTCAGGTCGCGGTGTAGGTCTTGATGTTGTTCGTACAAAAATTACTTCCCTTGGTGGTAATGTCGCGGTTACATCTGTCCAAGGAAAAGGAACTAAGTTTTCAGTACAGCTACCTTTAACGCTTTCGATTATTTCGGCAATGCTTATTAAGCTAGGTGATGAAAAATATGCAGTTCCACTTAGCTCAATTGTGGAAACGGCGATCATTCCTAAATCTAGTATATTAAGTGTCCACGGTAACCCAATGATTAAGTTCAGAAATGCCGTGATTCCACTTATTTCTCTATCAAATCTGTTTGATTCTACTAGTTTCAATGAGCAACTAGAGGATGAGCATGAAATTATTGTTATCCATAAAGGTGAAAAATGGGCTGCAATTATTATTGACGAATTTATAGGTCAAAGTGAAATTGTATTGAAGTCACTCGGCAAATATATGAAAAACATTTCAGGTATTTCAGGTGCTACTATTCTTGGTGATGGTCAAGTTGCACTTATTATTGATCCAAACGCATTAATTAAATAA
- a CDS encoding chemotaxis response regulator protein-glutamate methylesterase yields MDPYRVLVVDDSAFMRKIITDLIEKDPQFKVIGTAVNGIEAVSSVESLNPDVITLDLEMPLMNGIDALQHILKKHKLPIIMLSGISEANTRDTIKALQFGAFDFIRKPTSVGAQSQDIKSVGDMILEKLKIAVLTRRKSNVFKSEIETIQKSNKLLQNHTETASNLLKNDKIGNIQSSNSLATSKSNIIENKTNTIPKKIISEKPLKPILTPNKNIKNTGANDVVAQVSKRNQAVTQIVAIGTSTGGPRALHEVISALPGNLTAPVVIVQHMPPRFTNSLAQRLDSFSELTVMEASQGIKLENGKAYVAPGGYHMEIVKVNHHYEINLTSAPARNGHRPSVDTLFDSLLPFDELERHIVIMTGMGSDGALGMKQLVEHGVTSTIAEAEESCIVYGMPRSAVELGVANKVLPLTQIAPEIINVVMR; encoded by the coding sequence ATGGACCCTTATCGTGTATTAGTCGTTGATGATTCAGCGTTTATGCGTAAAATAATAACCGATCTGATCGAAAAAGACCCGCAATTTAAGGTTATCGGGACCGCTGTTAATGGTATTGAGGCTGTTTCAAGCGTAGAGAGTCTCAATCCAGATGTCATTACATTAGACCTAGAAATGCCACTTATGAATGGGATAGATGCTCTTCAACACATATTGAAGAAACATAAACTTCCTATCATCATGTTATCTGGAATTAGTGAAGCCAATACTCGTGATACAATAAAGGCTTTGCAATTTGGTGCATTTGATTTTATTAGGAAACCAACTAGTGTAGGTGCACAATCACAAGATATTAAATCTGTTGGAGATATGATACTGGAGAAGTTGAAAATTGCAGTTCTGACCCGCAGAAAATCAAATGTATTCAAATCAGAAATAGAAACAATACAGAAAAGTAATAAATTATTGCAAAATCATACAGAAACCGCGTCAAATCTATTAAAAAATGATAAAATTGGAAATATACAATCTAGTAACTCACTTGCAACTAGTAAGTCGAATATAATAGAAAACAAAACTAACACAATACCTAAAAAGATTATCTCTGAAAAACCGCTTAAACCAATATTGACACCTAATAAGAATATCAAAAATACAGGTGCAAATGATGTGGTTGCACAGGTAAGTAAAAGGAATCAAGCAGTTACACAAATCGTCGCGATTGGAACATCAACTGGTGGTCCAAGAGCATTACACGAAGTAATAAGTGCTCTACCTGGTAACTTAACAGCTCCTGTTGTCATCGTTCAGCATATGCCACCACGATTTACTAATTCATTGGCACAGAGACTTGACAGTTTTAGCGAACTTACGGTTATGGAAGCGAGTCAAGGTATTAAATTAGAAAATGGTAAAGCATATGTTGCTCCAGGTGGGTATCATATGGAAATTGTAAAGGTTAACCATCATTACGAGATCAATCTTACTAGTGCACCAGCAAGAAATGGTCATAGGCCCTCTGTCGATACTTTATTTGATTCTTTACTTCCATTTGATGAACTAGAGAGACATATTGTCATTATGACTGGTATGGGTAGTGACGGTGCGCTTGGGATGAAGCAACTCGTTGAACATGGAGTTACTTCAACAATTGCTGAAGCAGAAGAAAGTTGTATAGTGTACGGCATGCCTAGATCAGCGGTAGAACTAGGCGTTGCGAATAAGGTGCTTCCATTGACACAAATTGCACCTGAAATTATTAATGTGGTAATGAGATAA
- a CDS encoding chemotaxis protein CheC: protein MTNFNRFEAFELDVLKEVGNIGAGNAATALSTLLNKPVDMSVPSVRLMPFEEIAERVGGSEQVVVAVFLRVEGDVPSNMFFIIQEEYAQQLMKQLIPLQHVDDGIYSEMELSVLCEIGNILAGSYLSSLADFTKLAMMPSVPIVAHDMAGAILSYGIMHYGQMGDSALLIETKFIEDCNTIEGQFFLIPDPDSFQKIFQALGVGSP from the coding sequence TTGACAAATTTCAACCGGTTTGAAGCGTTTGAACTTGATGTATTGAAGGAAGTAGGCAATATAGGAGCAGGTAATGCGGCTACAGCCTTGTCTACGTTATTGAACAAGCCGGTAGATATGTCGGTTCCAAGTGTAAGGCTCATGCCTTTTGAAGAAATAGCTGAACGTGTGGGCGGCTCCGAACAAGTTGTAGTTGCTGTGTTTTTACGTGTTGAAGGTGATGTTCCTAGTAATATGTTCTTTATTATTCAAGAGGAATATGCGCAGCAATTAATGAAACAACTTATACCACTTCAGCATGTTGATGATGGTATATATTCTGAAATGGAGTTATCAGTTTTATGCGAAATTGGTAATATTCTTGCAGGCTCTTATTTATCATCGTTGGCAGATTTCACAAAACTAGCTATGATGCCATCCGTTCCGATTGTTGCTCATGATATGGCTGGTGCTATTTTAAGTTATGGCATTATGCATTATGGACAAATGGGTGACTCTGCATTATTGATCGAAACGAAATTTATTGAAGATTGCAATACAATCGAAGGCCAATTCTTTCTCATTCCAGATCCAGATTCATTCCAAAAAATCTTTCAAGCTCTAGGGGTAGGTAGTCCATGA